Proteins found in one Channa argus isolate prfri chromosome 7, Channa argus male v1.0, whole genome shotgun sequence genomic segment:
- the macc1 gene encoding metastasis-associated in colon cancer protein 1, which produces MIVACQRADTKLQTSHADDENMAVEEARSFCRVGGLMLSRSEGNLIDLGESDLTSNTLNGGYVTRITLNSERVSHTKNPFWNKLSGSNPFLNDIVHSSTDGNTSNTSNLKQVNGKHLYTNNDDAISTSSDEGNVGNFLENKHRVANRSGRWKSASDILDNLERKMLKQENSFKPPGPVLNPDFEWLKNDREAYKMAWLSHRQLTRSCLDINLMSQSPGWAQTQATDFQVISRIGHSGGSVQLPDLEVSIHVPENHVPPGEIQEVTLKAMLDPPPGLNNNYMTTMSPLLEVILSNINTKECITLDMKLSGEVKSNPLSQVMTTVVGLVSNKKDGPYLKVKDCYIYKNTMQIKLKDLKTHFYVIAVAEASAIQSPATSVWDYLDRQITVALYGPRYIHPSFKVVTVVCCHEDVPPKLPFSDVSRGNKNLRPLLLQLWGKHRFKPDKVNDLQIKFDIANSTFELKPEDKLKEVRQSQLKIGTVLYLPVALSCSGNSEMKPFKFDLQVEESNAAVVRHFQVPSPPVAPIRLEKRVLRTMEKQSEMTRAPPIPEESVTDFSKFEDRPVNLQWYGVVLKSVFRQPHVDYLLEYFKGDTVALLSRETVRSVGNSKVKEWYIAFLRGRIGLVHCKNVKLIARDQVIDFSGVQITTEVLLDNMTLPFKKLTYMYSAIQTMVTEHITSWRDFADALGYKNLSLATITRRQAETEADKVACVLQKLKEDCHNDKDGKKFLHKLTVGLLTMDLVNLVAKLIQNTIILSTAVEIGVRWRELTEKMAKLSSAEIAGYEEPHRGKNGEVGAQTMWKPAYDFLYSWSLRYGDSYRDMIQDLHLVLDKMKNPPTREWRQLTGALITANCLDIFRASAHSKS; this is translated from the exons ATGATAGTGGCTTGTCAACGTGCCGACACAAAACTGCAAACGTCCCATGCCGACG aTGAAAACATGGCAGTTGAAGAAGCAAGATCCTTCTGTCGTGTCGGGGGTCTCATGCTGAGCAGATCTGAGGGGAATCTCATTGATCTGGGTGAAAGTGACTTAACAAGCAACACCCTGAATG GTGGTTATGTGACACGAATCACACTGAACTCTGAACGTGTATCTCATACGAAAAATCCCTTTTGGAACAAGCTATCAGGATCAAACCCTTTCTTAAATGATATTGTACACAGCAGCACAGATGGGAATACTTCCAACACATCAAATTTAAAGCAAGTCAATGGCAAACATTTGTACACAAACAATGATGATGCCATTAGCACCTCGTCAGATGAAGGAAACGTGGGGAACTTTTTGGAGAACAAACACCGAGTCGCCAACAGATCTGGGAGATGGAAGAGTGCTTCAGATATTCTGGACAATCTGGAGAGAAAGATGCTCAAACAGGAGAACAGTTTCAAACCACCTGGACCGGTGCTGAACCCAGATTTTGAATGGCTAAAGAATGACAGAGAGGCCTATAAGATGGCCTGGCTGAGCCACAGGCAGCTAACCCGCTCATGCCTGGACATAAATCTGATGAGCCAGAGTCCAGGCTGGGCTCAGACCCAGGCCACTGACTTCCAGGTTATCTCCAGGATAGGCCACAGTGGAGGCTCGGTACAGTTACCAGACTTAGAGGTTAGCATCCATGTCCCAGAAAATCATGTTCCTCCTGGAGAAATCCAGGAGGTTACACTGAAAGCAATGCTGGACCCTCCCCCTGGTCTGAATAACAACTACATGACCACGATGAGTCCACTTCTGGAGGTGATCCTTAGCAACATCAACACAAAGGAGTGTATTACACTGGATATGAAGCTGTCTGGGGAGGTGAAGAGTAACCCTTTAAGTCAGGTGATGACTACAGTTGTTGGGTTGGTGTCCAACAAAAAAGATGGCCCTTATCTCAAAGTCAAAGACTGTTACATTTACAAGAACACCATGCAGATAAAGCTCAAGGACCTAAAGACTCATTTTTATGTGATTGCAGTTGCAGAAGCTTCTGCAATCCAGTCTCCTGCTACATCAGTGTGGGATTACCTTGACCGCCAAATCACTGTAGCGCTCTATGGTCCCAGGTACATTCATCCATCTTTTAAGGTTGTAACAGTAGTCTGCTGTCATGAAGATGTTCCACCAAAGCTCCCATTTTCAGATGTCAGCAGAGGCAACAAAAATCTGCGTCCACTTTTGCTGCAGCTTTGGGGAAAACATCGGTTCAAACCAGACAAAGTTAATGACCTGCAGATCAAATTTGACATTGCAAACTCAACATTCGAACTCAAACCTGAGGACAAACTGAAAGAAGTCAGACAAAGTCAACTCAAAATAGGAACAGTTTTGTATCTACCAGTTGCATTATCTTGCTCTGGTAATTCTGAAATGAAACCTTTTAAATTTGATCTACAAGTGGAGGAATCAAATGCTGCAGTTGTCAGACATTTCCAGGTGCCCTCCCCTCCTGTAGCTCCCATAAGATTAGAAAAACGAGTATTAAGGACGATGGAAAAGCAGAGTGAAATGACAAGAGCCCCACCTATTCCAGAAGAAAGTGTTACCGATTTCTCTAAATTTGAAGACAGACCTGTGAACCTGCAGTGGTATGGTGTAGTCTTGAAGTCAGTTTTCCGTCAGCCTCATGTAGACTACCTTCTGGAGTACTTTAAGGGGGACACTGTGGCCCTCCTTTCTAGAGAGACTGTTCGGTCAGTGGGAAACTCAAAAGTAAAGGAGTGGTATATAGCATTCCTCAGAGGCAGGATTGGTTTGGTtcactgtaaaaatgtcaaactcatTGCCAGAGACCAGGTGATTGACTTCAGCGGCGTTCAAATCACCACAGAGGTCCTTTTGGACAACATGACTCTGCCCTTCAAGAAGCTTACTTACATGTACTCCGCCATCCAGACCATGGTCACCGAGCATATTACTAGCTGGAGAGATTTTGCTGATGCTTTGGGGTACAAGAACCTGTCACTGGCCACCATCACACGAAGGCAGGCAGAGACCGAGGCTGATAAGGTGGCCTGTGTTTTGCAAAAGCTTAAGGAAGACTGTCACAATGACAAGGACGGGAAAAAGTTTCTGCATAAGCTTACGGTG GGTCTGCTGACAATGGACTTAGTGAATCTTGTTGCTAAGCTGATTCAGAACACAATCATCCTGTCTACTGCTGTGGAGATCGGGGTTCGATGGCGAGAGCTCACAGAGAAGATGGCAAAACTCTCCAGTGCTGAGATAGCCGGCTATGAGGAACCACACCGAGGGAAGAATGGAGAAGTGGGTGCCCAG ACGATGTGGAAGCCTGCCTACGACTTCCTGTACTCCTGGAGTCTCAGATATGGAGACAGCTACAGGGACATGATCCAGGATCTGCACCTGGTCctggacaaaatgaaaaatcctcCGACCAGGGAATGGAGGCAGCTGACTGGTGCCCTTATCACAGCAAACTGTCTCGACATCTTTAGAGCCTCTGCTCACTCAAAAAGCTAA
- the twist1b gene encoding twist-related protein 1b — translation MSEENMGEESGSSPVSPVDSLSNSEGELDRQPKRCGRKRRPSRKNGEDSDSPTPGKRGKKSSSSSPQSFEELQSQRVMANVRERQRTQSLNEAFAALRKIIPTLPSDKLSKIQTLKLAARYIDFLCQVLQSDELDSKMSSCSYVAHERLSYAFSVWRMEGAWSIPTSH, via the coding sequence ATGTCTGAGGAAAATATGGGGGAAGAGTCGGGCAGCTCTCCTGTCTCTCCTGTGGACAGCTTGAGCAACAGCGAGGGGGAGCTGGACAGACAGCCGAAGAGAtgtgggaggaagaggagaccGAGCAGGAAAAACGGGGAGGACTCAGATAGCCCGACCCCTGGGAAAAGAGGGAAGaagtccagcagcagcagtcccCAGTCTTTCGAGGAGCTCCAGTCACAGCGGGTCATGGCCAACGTCCGGGAGCGACAGAGGACCCAGTCTCTCAACGAGGCGTTCGCAGCTTTGCGGAAAATTATCCCCACTTTGCCCTCGGACAAACTCAGCAAAatacagaccctaaaacttGCAGCCAGATACATCGACTTCCTCTGCCAGGTGCTGCAGAGCGACGAGCTGGACTCCAAAATGTCAAGTTGTAGTTATGTGGCTCATGAGAGGCTGAGCTACGCGTTCTCTGTCTGGAGGATGGAGGGCGCTTGGTCCATTCCAACATCTCACTAG